From the genome of Homalodisca vitripennis isolate AUS2020 chromosome 8, UT_GWSS_2.1, whole genome shotgun sequence, one region includes:
- the LOC124368264 gene encoding uncharacterized protein LOC124368264, with amino-acid sequence MNDLLMRGAPPGTVGVAHPSGWVQTNIFTNWFQHFVDKVKPTEDSPVLLILDGHYSHVRNVDLIESARNNHVTIVSLPPHCSHKLQPLDKTFMGPLKSHYSEEIRQRLLHSDKPLSTYDMMELFGKAYLKVQTGEIAKNGFEKTGIFPMNKNIFTDADYLASVQESAKTCSPHTINPNEKVQAKSSSIEPTPSLGHPHELVIADPYNDLQPSTSKSSVSPYDITPVPSKKRKASNRGRKAVGACIITGTPYKEALTQSLTVNPEKNSAKKRLDLDFQKNKTKKGKDLLTTKFKGKSQDKPVKVGSSEDSDGVSIVDDNMSDFNFPVGVKKPKK; translated from the coding sequence ATGAATGATCTGCTAATGAGAGGAGCTCCCCCGGGGACCGTTGGAGTTGCTCACCCATCAGGTTGGGTTCAAACCAACATTTTCACTAACTGGTTTCAACATTTTGTAGATAAAGTAAAACCTACTGAAGATTCTCCAGTTCTTTTAATCTTAGATGGGCATTACAGCCATGTTAGGAATGTTGATTTGATAGAATCAGCCAGAAACAACCATGTGACAATTGTGTCTTTGCCACCACATTGTTCACACAAGCTACAGCCGCTGGACAAAACCTTTATGGGTCCTCTAAAATCTCACTATAGTGAAGAAATAAGACAGCGGTTACTTCACTCAGACAAACCATTGTCTACTTATGACATGATGGAACTGTTTGGAAAGGCATATTTAAAAGTGCAAACTGGGGAGATAGCAAAGAATGGTTTCGAAAAGACAGGCATTTTCCCAATGAACAAGAATATTTTCACAGATGCTGACTACTTAGCTTCAGTTCAAGAATCTGCTAAGACCTGCAGTCCTCACACAATAAATCCAAATGAGAAAGTTCAAGCAAAATCTTCATCTATTGAACCAACTCCTTCATTAGGCCATCCACACGAATTGGTGATTGCTGATCCTTACAATGACCTTCAACCTAGCACTTCAAAAAGCAGTGTTAGTCCTTATGATATCACCCCTGTGCCATCAAAAAAACGAAAAGCAAGCAACAGAGGACGTAAGGCTGTAGGGGCTTGCATCATAACTGGCACACCGTACAAAGAAGCCCTGACACAATCATTAACCGTTAATCCGGAAAAAAATTCAGCTAAAAAGAGATTAGACTTAGATTTTCAGAAGAATAAAACCAAAAAGGGTAAGGATTTACTTACAACAAAATTCAAAGGAAAGTCACAAGATAAACCTGTTAAGGTCGGTTCTTCTGAAGATTCTGATGGTGTCTCTATTGTCGACGACAACATGAGTGATTTTAATTTCCCCGTTGGagtcaaaaaaccaaaaaaatga